The Argentina anserina chromosome 5, drPotAnse1.1, whole genome shotgun sequence genome includes the window CGGTGGGATTGGACCTTCCCCACTCCACGCTCCTCCCCAATCCCATCGAACTCATCAtcttctctcctctctctgaAGAGTCTACTCTGCTCCTCTCCGATCCAGTCCCAGTTCCAGAGTCCTAAACTTTACCTCCATGGACCCACCACCTCCTCCCAATCCTTATCCTCAGCCGCCCTTCCCCACCGCCACCGCCATCTCCGCCGTCCCAACTGCCGTCGAACCCGCGAACTACAATAACAACACCACCCCGGTTGCCCATGTAGCTGCCAACCCCACTCAAGTAGCTGCCCCTACTTTCACCCACCCTCCTTATGCTGAGGTACCCACTGAGCTAGCTCGCTCACACATCACTCCCCTCAGCTCTAACctgtttttctctttttttttgttaattgttTTGATTTGTATGGATACAGATGATATACGGAGCTATTGCAGCGTTGAAGGAGAGGGACGGGTCGAGCAGGAGAGCTATAGCTAAGTACATCGAGCACCTCTACCCGAGCCTCCCACCTACTCACGATTTCTTGTTGACTCAACATCTTAAGCGACTGAAAAACTCTGGTCATCTTGAAATGGTCAAGAAGTCCTACAAGATCCCCGGTCCTCCCAGATCTGACGCTCCGCCCCCTCCTCTCCCTATCGACTCTGCTCCTCCTCCCTCTGCTGCCTCTCCTGACAAGCCCCGTGGCCGCGGCCGTCCTCCCAAGCCCAAGCCGGAACTGCAGCAGATTCCGCACCAGTATATTTTGCAGCAACAGATGttgcaacaacaacaacagcagcagcagcagccgaTTCCCATTCCCCAGCAGCCGATTCCCATTCCTCAGCAGCCGTTTTCAATGTCCATTCCTCAGCAGCcgatttcaatttcatttccCCAACAGCCGATTTCGATTCCGATTCCTATTCCACAAATGCCGATTCCCATTCCACAGCACCCCATTGTCCAGCCCAATTATCAGGCTTTTCCACAGCCCACACTGCCGCAGACCTTGCCCGAGCCCGTTGCTCAGCAGCAGCCCAATTCTCAGCCCATGCTAGTTTCCCCGGGGCCCGCAGAGGAGCCCAAGAAGCGACCTGGCCGGCCGCGTAAAGCTCCGGCAGCCCTTGCGATCGTGCAGAACAGCCCAATTGTGTCAGCCAAGAGGGGCAGGGGTCGTCCTCCGGGGTCTAGGATGTCGAAGAAGAGACCAGGGCGTCCTCCTAAACCCAAGACGGTTTCGAGTGTTTCGGGTCCTAACGGGATTGTGAAGAGGAGGCCAGGACGTCCCTCTAAAGCTGAGCCGAGGACTGTGTTTATTCCATATAATGCTACCAATGTGCCTATAATTGGAGCATTTGATCAAAGCAATGGGCCCAATGTAGTGGTGCCACAACCGGCACCAAGGCCCAGAGGTCGGCCCAAGAAGGATAAGTCAGCTGCTGCCTCTTCTGGTGTGGCTGGGGTCAGTGGTAAGCCGCGGGGCAGACCGCCTCTGGTTCCCGGGATGGACCGGCCCAAGTTAAGTAGGAGTGGGAGGCCTGTTGGCAGGCCCAGGAAGGTAGTCCTCTCCTATCTATTTATCTTCCCAAGCTGTTAATTCTCATTGGTTGTGTTCCCATAATGTGtgaagttttttgttttgataaatTACACCTACATGAGGTTAGTGCTAGTTGTATATGAAATTTAGTTAACAGAAAGATTGTTGATGGTTTACGAGGCATTAATAATGTATTATGTGGTTGGTGAAATGAACATTAGGCTGGTATTGAACATGACAATAGGAATGTAATGTTTCTGAAGAGAGTAAGCAAAAGAGGAAGAAATGTAGTAGTCGATAATATCCTGTAgtttgtgatatatatatatatatgtgtgtgtgtgtgtgtgtgtgtgtgtgtattatTTTGTTCGATCAAATAGACAATGAAAGGGACATTTGAAAGTTCATTTTGGTAAGGAGTGTACGTATAATGCTCATGTACAGGTTGAGTTTGACAGTTGTAACCTCAATAATATCCAAAAATGTCAACATTTATACGTGGTTGTAGGGAAACTTGATATAcatctttttgtttcttaattttttttcctcgtCTTGTGAGAATATTATTGGTCTCCTGTTGCGTAATTGAAATTTAATgctattgttttttttgttttgttatatGACCGCAGGATGCATCGCTAGCAATAACTGCAGCACCTGATCCATATATAGCTGAAAACGCAGAATTGAAGAGGAAACTGGAATACTTGGTAAGTGGAGTAATCTGAATATCTATTGCATATGCAGCCTGAATGTTTTGATTATAATGACAGTGTTGTTTGTGCTATTACTACGTTGTTTGCAGCAATCAAGAGTGGTTCAAGCTGTTGGTGTGCTAAAACCTTTCTTGAATAGTGGAAGCGCAGTTGATGCTGCTGCTGCAATCCAAGAATTAGAAGGGCTTGCAACCATGGACATCAGTGCCCCGTTAATTATTGCAACTCAGCAGCCGGCACTCCAAAGTTGAGAAAGCCTTTGCTTATGTTATACCTGTTTGTGAGATGAAACACACATATGAGGTAAAACGGGTCTGTAAAGCGAATAGGAGGTTAGCATAACTAACTGTCTTTATTGGTAGAGATTATGGCCTTGTCCATTTAGTTTGTTGTTTGTGCAATTTTAGAATGACCCACGACTCATTTGTTCCTTGTacgttatgatttttattcaCTTTGAGAATATTTGATCATCTTTGGTTCAATTTATATGCAAGATCTTACTGTCTGATTGAATAAAATTTCGAGGCCTTTGCTGTTATTAGAATTGTTGGTAGGCTCTTTTCAGAAAGTTAAAATATTATCTGCAGGGTTAGAATCTTAGAGAGGGTTTACTTTGATTTATCTATTGGTGTAATGAATGCAATATTTCACAGCATACTGAGGTGTGCGCGCACACATGCCTAAATGCTTGTGAATGAGATGAAGTGGAGACAATTCGAAACTAAAGAGGAATTTGGTCCAGAATTTTTGGGAGGTATGGACTTATGCCATTAGTGGAGAAAGTTGGTTTTCCATCTTAATTGGAGAGGGTTATAGGGACAATTGTAGGAGGCACCTAGTTCCAAAACAGATGAAATGatttaagtttcttttcctgatGCTTCAATTTGACACACACAATGAGGCCATGGTGTTTGCTCGTGTTGAGCATTGGTCTGCGAGTAAATGGTTCCTCGTTCTAGGTTCTTGTTGCAGGCCGGCTTAAAGATGGTTGTAACATATGAAATAAGCGTATTAGCGCATTCCATTATGAATGTTGTGGAATGAGGATTGCTCAAGCCGTATATTATTCTAGCttgaaagtttttttttggtcaaatcGAAACTTCATTAAGAAAAATGGACAGAAGCCCAAGCAAGAGGAAAATACAGAGTAACATAAGCAACAAGcagaaagaagaaaactaaACAAACACTCTCCAACCAGACTAACAGAGCGCCAAGTCATTAGGGCGGACCTGGCAGGCCATCGTTTCTCAACACTCGAGAGAgggaagttgagagtgtttccacccACTCCGAAGAGCACAACTCCACCATTGCAAGCTTTGCTGCAGCATCCGTTGAACGGTTAGTGTCACACGAAATCCAATTTCACAAAACCTCATCAAAATCCAAACTGAGCTGAGCAGTCTTTTTCAAACTGATGACAGACCTCCCGTGAGCACAAGAGTCATCCTTGAGAGCACCAATCACCTCCAAATAGTCACCTTCCATCACAACCTTCTTTTGATGCATATTTGCCGCCTTTTGGAGCCCAACCAAAGCAGCCATAGCCTCAGCTTCCACAACTGAGTTATGAGAACTAACATAGCTTGCTCCAGCTAAACAAGCCCCATTCCCATCCCCAAACCACACTCAGACGGTTTAGCACTCCAAGAAGCATCAAAATTAACCTTCACAAATCCAGGAGGAGGCATCCAGTTAACACCCTCTTTCTGCCTCACGAAATCATCCTGCTTGAAAGTTGAAATAGATGCATGCTGTTTCTTTATGATACCTGATATGCTGTGAAAGTTTATGAATTTTGTTTGATGGATCTTCATATTAGTTAACAGAAACAGCTCTAGACAAGTAAGACGATCACAGTAAAACTTGCAATGCCCTAGTAACTCTTCAAAGGGAGGAGTGCCCCTCCTATTGTCCAAGAAATTGAAGAGGATTATTCTATGATCGGATATCCCATTCAGGGCCTACATTTCTTATTGTCTAATTGATTCCGCTGACCCGTTACAATCTGATATTATTATAGACCTGCATGTAAGCCCGTTTAGCTGACCGATGGTTTATTTGTTGAAATGGAAAACACGACAGATGATTTCGGAATGTCTCTTAGGACAAGAGAGGGTCAAGTGGTTAACTATGCCAGAAGGAATGGAAATGCTCAAAACAAAGATAGATTGGTTAAAACGTGAGTTATTTTTATGTTATTATTATGTACCATTATGCAGTGCACTATGATTTTAACCGGTGACCAAGAACTTCTATCATGTATTAGAGAGTCGCATGCTCATAATTTTCATCGGTAAGAAAAAACACACGACGATTTTGATGAAAGCGGTGAAAAATATGATCAGAAAAATGTCaaattattttggttttttgaGCACGACATTTGCCTCTTCTAATTTGCTTCTCTTCTTGCCACTTCCGCCCTTTTTTTGTTACGAAAAATGGTGGACTTGTAGTCAACCACTCCGGGATCTAGAGCATATCAAGGTGAAAAGGGCCGCCACTCATTTCTTTTTCGTTTCCTCTTTCGCTATATTCTGGGGAATTTTCCACGTTAATGGAATGGCAGAGAAAACCAGCTGGTCCTCCACTCCTCCACCTCAACCTCCATATGTATATAAGAGACTGTACATCACGCGCTGTCTCCTTTCCAGTCACAGTCATTCTGTTGGGAACTCCACTCCGAACTCCTTTTACGACTTTGGATTGGATAATGCGATTAATGCCATAACGACTATCAATCCCCACTCTATGGAAGCCGCAATTTGTTCTCCACGCGCCACCAAAGTCCAACCATCAGAATATTAATCTTTGTGTCTTAAACAATGAAAGCAAGCTCCACCGCTCCAGCTGCTTTGTGCATTCAAAGCAAATATTGTGAACGAAACAAGACAAGCAAAGCCGCCCATGATTCTAGAACTGATCTTATTGAATAGtaaaatatatttgattttcCAAAATTTTCGGAAATATTATGACAAATACTCATACTTAGTAAAATCAACGTCTTCTCTAATTATTCCAAACACAAAAGTTTTCAATTTATACGTTCATAGAATTATCATAGTGTTACATGTGAATTCGATATGATGCGATTTTTTCCCCTGTGATTACAATATGAAAATACAATAACATATGGTGTACGTTCTACATTATATGACAAATGCAAGAAATAAAACTTACAACTAATTAACCTAGTTCATATGGTATCTGACTGTCTATAGCTAGCCTTTAAGATCTAATCGCACGCAAgcaatttcttatttttatcaagccatcattttcttatatatgttTCGGTCACTTGAATTCTTTTTTGATCAAATGGTCAATTCAGCAATGTAGATAATTCTGAAGTGTTTGTCTgcctcccttttttttttttcagattcCTAACTTAGCGTGCTCTTGGCTTGACTTTTTTTTGGATAATGATCTtggacacacacacacacacacacatatatatataatgcataAGAGCttcttataatatatatatatattttttctaagtagttgaaaattgaaatataacaagtttatGAGCGTAATTTTTTGAATTCCATGCATATGCATCACATGAGATGAGGGAAACGTATAATAACAAACAGAGGAAATAAGTAATCATAGTATGATAAATGATGCGAATCATTTTGCCTAAGAGGTAGGCAATGCACATGAGTACATGACCAACGAATGACCACTTACATAAATATAGGAAGGTTGCAATTAAAAACCACATACCTACACCTTTCATTGACCTATCTTTGCTCGTATATACGTTTCATTAGACAGAGATCGAACATGCATGGCCTTGTCTGAtcattttatttgtttgttcTCTCTGTATTCGGATATTGACATCTTtctattaaaatttaaaaacttgAAGACCTAACCCTAGCTAATATTTTTCCGAAAGTAAACCATAGAATCCATAGATCATAGCATATTTGTGTAATAAAGCCAGTAATTAAGTATTGTCTTTGTGCTTAGAGCTTGATCAACGATGCATGCTTGGAGGATTAACGTAATATTTATATACGACATGCATGAGAACTATTATAATCACTGCGGTCCCTGGGCAAGAGCAAGTAGGCACAGGTTTAGGGTCCAAACAAAAAATAGGggcattttttcttcttctaaatttacctataaagtttcaatataaattaatatataattaattattaggtccaaaattatgatttttttccGTCTTTGTAAATCTAATATGATATTTAACTCTTAAAATCATAATTTTAGTATGAAAATGATATATTACATTGTATTAGGAATATGAGGGTcttgaattttatttaattagttaataatttttttaattaataatttttttttgtctaggGCCTTGATAAACAGAGGGCCGACCCTGATTATAATGGGGGAGAGATCGCCATTTCTGAACGCAGCAAATTAAAACGTGTCAAACCAACCTTCTCTGGCTTCATTGtggattttgaagtatatacATGCAACCCAAATAAACCTAAGAATTTCGGGTCcatattttctaatttatatCTTGGTCACTTTCTATTCGACGGagattaatttataaaatagcttatatatatgtatctggACTATAGGACCTGATTTTGGTTGATTTGACGTCTCCATACCATACAACCATGAATAATTTCGTTGTTAATTTCTGTT containing:
- the LOC126795952 gene encoding uncharacterized protein LOC126795952, coding for MDPPPPPNPYPQPPFPTATAISAVPTAVEPANYNNNTTPVAHVAANPTQVAAPTFTHPPYAEMIYGAIAALKERDGSSRRAIAKYIEHLYPSLPPTHDFLLTQHLKRLKNSGHLEMVKKSYKIPGPPRSDAPPPPLPIDSAPPPSAASPDKPRGRGRPPKPKPELQQIPHQYILQQQMLQQQQQQQQQPIPIPQQPIPIPQQPFSMSIPQQPISISFPQQPISIPIPIPQMPIPIPQHPIVQPNYQAFPQPTLPQTLPEPVAQQQPNSQPMLVSPGPAEEPKKRPGRPRKAPAALAIVQNSPIVSAKRGRGRPPGSRMSKKRPGRPPKPKTVSSVSGPNGIVKRRPGRPSKAEPRTVFIPYNATNVPIIGAFDQSNGPNVVVPQPAPRPRGRPKKDKSAAASSGVAGVSGKPRGRPPLVPGMDRPKLSRSGRPVGRPRKDASLAITAAPDPYIAENAELKRKLEYLQSRVVQAVGVLKPFLNSGSAVDAAAAIQELEGLATMDISAPLIIATQQPALQS